From Antechinus flavipes isolate AdamAnt ecotype Samford, QLD, Australia chromosome 1, AdamAnt_v2, whole genome shotgun sequence:
TATATGTTTTAAACATACTGAATCTCTCATTACTGTCACAATGTACTATATACAGTATGGATACTTACAATATATTTGCTAAATTTTTGAgtatatatcaaaataaattataGTTTTACCTCATTATACTCTGTAATTTAGGATATCCTAATATTTTGCTgaatctcatcttaaaaaaatggaaatgtgaGTTTTATCAGTTGTCAATCTAGCATAAATGAATTTCTGTTATGGTGGTTTATTATAATACAAAGTTTGTAAAACACATAAGAGCAAGAGATAAACATGTGGAGAATATATAAGATATGTAAGGATAAGAACTGTATTTCAACTATAATACATGAATATATTATATGGAAAGGAAgctaatcatattttaaatattgcatAAACAATAATATACTTGACACCAGAGAGAGTAATGTTATCATTGAATACCAAACACTATGTCCCAAACAAAACACATTAACTGTcaaccttaagcaagtcacatGCTTTTGAAGTATATATTTCTAATGAGAAATTTCTGCACAGCTCCTTTTACCTCCTTGTTCCTCAAACTATAAATAATGGGATTCAACATTGGAGTGATAACTCCATAGGACATCCCAATGAGCTCATCAGATGTCTTAGTGTCCTTGGACTTGGGCTTCATGTACATGAAGAGGGCTGAGCCATAGAACAAGATCACGACAGTTAGGTGGGCTGAGCAGGTAGAAAaggctttcttcctcccttcactGGAGTTGATCCTCAGGATGGTGGAGATAATGAAaatataggagaaggaaatgagcagCAAAGGagtaattaaaataacaatacttGCAACTGTCATGATAAACACATTGAGGGAGATGTCTCCACAGATAAGTTTGAGAAGGGCCAGGATTTCACAGGTAAGGTGATCAATGATATTCCCACAGAATGGCTTTATAAGGGCCAGTAGAGTTTGTATCAGTGATATAAGAAACCCTGCTATCCATGTCCAAGCAGCCATTTGTGCACAGAGTCCCTTATTCATAATGATGGTGTATCTCAGGGGATTGCAGATGGCTACATACCTGTCATAGGCCATCACTGCCAGGAGAATGCATTCTGTGCAACCCAAGCCAAGAGAAATAACCATCTGCAGGGCACATCCAAGGAAGGAGATGGATTTTCTCTCAGACATAACAATTATCAGCATTGGAGGGATAGATGAAGATGTGTAGCATATGTCCAAAAAGGAGAGAtttccaaggaaaaaatacatagggGTGTGAAGATGGGAATCCAGGATGCTGACAATAATGAGCATGCTGTTTCCCAAGAGGATCACCAGGTACATCACCAGGCAGAGCACATAAAGAGCTAGCAAGAGGCCTGGGTAATGAGAAAGCCCAACCAGAAAAAATTCAGTCACAGCTGTGTAATTCCCCTTGTTCATATTATTTTAAGTGTGTCAACTGCAGGATTTTGGAAAGGACACCTTAAAGGAACTGGAATGAATAATAACATGTTTGTAATTAGCTTCATACTTTGAATTAtgaaaatacagatttttttgttCAGTGGTATAGGCATTTAAATATATGCAGAAGagcaaaaattaggaaaatacaaaaaaaagtacaTGCAACTTGAAGCAGATGTGACCACCAGTATTTGTAGCAAAGTTTTCATGTGAGAGTAAAAACAACAAAGACACTGCTCATTGACTCAGGAAAAAGTGGAATAAATTGCAGCACATGAATCCAATGGAGGACTATTTTGCCATAAcagatgatgaatatgaaaaattcacagaaacttgggaagacttgctTGAACTGATCTTgtgtgaagtaaatagaattgaggacaaattttaaaaggaccataatattggaaagaaaaacaagacagaAAATACTACAAATATCCAATTTCAATCACTGAATATTAACAATAAACATGTGTTCATCTTCTGAGCAGATCAGTGAAGATCTAGAGGGTTGAAATGAGATAGATGTAGTTGGAATGAATTTTATGCTGATCAATTTTGTTTATTCGTTTTGAGTATTAGGAAAGTTCTATAGAATGAGAGTTTATTGGAAAGTAAAACTATTCTTTTTAAACCATAGTCCAAACTATCattaaaattcatctagaaaactCTAATATATATGAAGACagttaaaattttagaaatttaaaattttagaaatattaagttATATGCAATGTAGTAGGGCATTCAAAAATGGTCCTTTGGTAATTTGTTCTCTTAATACTTCACATCACATCACTTTAAATaagttttcccaagtttttctgaatttttcatgtTCATCACCTCATCACAAAAAAGGAATCTTATTTTACACCAAAAACCCATTTGTAGTTTGATAAcaaatttatttatcaatttccaGTTGATTTTATAATTGTGATGCTATAATGCTCTAGAAACAATATGTCTTAAACTCAGTAGTTCCCCAATTCTCTAAGCATCCGGTTATTACAAGTTCCTCCTCTGTCTTTACTATGGTGTACTAGTAACTTTCTCAACTTAGGCAGCCTCATACATAAACTTATCTATGAGGATACACACTTACCTCACCTCTCCAGGTGAAAAAGTGTAAAGAGTAGTTTTTGTGTTAAAAGGCTCAACTTTGGAGGACAATCagctaaaagaaatggaaagaatatgaggattcagaaaaagaaataggagtgAATTGCAAAGAGACAAGTTACAGTGTAGagagccagaattctggagaagtatacttgaaaaaagatgttaactcaatgaaattgatgagataatggttttctagttctctagtacttagtatggtgagtTAATGGTTCTTTAGTTTACACATCATCATTacgctgtaatgatgtaattacaataaggtatataaggcctaagaaggactggaaggaCCTTTCATTCTTGGCCAGCCTCGTGGGTGGCTGTCCTGACTTCTGCACTCCTGCACTATGATCAAGGCTGGTCCGGAGGTACTCCAGAAAgttagcccaaacattacattaCTGTATCATCATGAGAGTATAAACAATTCATCAACAagactttatttatattttattatttcaataatattttatttttctaaatacatgtcaaatagctttcaacattcattttttaaaaacttttatgttccaaatttttatcctttgtaccttacctccctcctccctaagaaaacaagcaattttatataggtttaATATGCACaaatcttttaaacttatttcaatatttgtcatgttgtgcaacaaaaatcagatcaaagaggaaaaaacatgaaaaatcaaaacaaaaaaggtgaaaatgctatgtttcaatccacattcaatttctgTAATTCACTCTCTGATATGAATGGCATCCCACAACAATTGGCATTGCCAACAAGactttattgagtacctactatatgttagTCTATGGAGTACATAAAGTAAAGAATGGAGTAAAATAACTTAAGTTTCTacatattatctatttttatattcaataatatCCTTGAATAAtttgaagagaaataaataagaaatataaatatgttttctgtCTAGGATGTATACAGTAACCTTTCTATAGCTACTCCTATTCAAGCCAAATGTATTTGGAATATAGAGTGCTAtgttagaatatttaaaataactctagaacATAGAATTAAGTATTCTAAAactaagaaagatattaaaaagcaACACCAACTGTCAGAatgcaaatagtttttttttaaaattagaagactGGGAAATACAAACGATAAAACATGTAAAGTGGTTGTTTTTTTTAGGCTTCTTAATCTTAGATATCAACTTGTTTTGTAAAAAATACTGGAGagttatatttcaatataattagccTTTTAACTTTATACATTTAAGAAAACTATTCTAAGAAGATATTCATAGGTTTTATCAGACTCCAAAAGAATCCAtgacattaaaaagaaattcagaacttctgttttaggaaataaaatgttGGAATTGAAAGCAATCTTGAGAGTTCTTatgatttcacagatgagaaaacatagCTAAAAGTGACTCAAAAGCTAACCCTCAAAAATTTGATGGAGGATAATAAAGTGTGCTCTAAGGCTATGGTCATCATTTGAGTAAGAGAATTTAGAGATTTTGTTAATCAGAACTAGTTCCTTCCTGCTCCTGCAAACATActtctctactttttctttttgcctacAGCTTCCATTAGAAGTTTGCTCAATCAGTCCCACATCTCCTCCATAGGATCACAGAATATAGAAATTTAGGATCATATGTTAAAACTGAGGGGCCTCTTTAAGATAATTGAGCCCCATCCTCTCCTTATATAtgacttttattttcaatatttcttacaAAGGGACCATTCATAGCTCCCATCTCCATTAGTATCTCTAAAAATGACCCTTCTCACATTTTTATTTACCTCCAATTTTTAGATGTAGATCTGCTCTTCTCATCTTCTCCACTGTGTTCTTCTTATTTTTGAACAAAAATTTTAAGCACACTTCCAAACATGTCCTATGGTTTGAGAAAGCACTAAAGGAATGATTATGGTCACCTAACCTATCTACTAACCTTAATGAACAAAACTGCTTTAAATCATTAATTTTGTTCCTATGCTCTCTACATTCTTtattcagaaatatatatatgaaacattgtATGACTCAAGagatttccttttcccatctatgGCCATGTCATTATTTTGAATCGAGAGAAGCACTATATTTCCAATTCTACCAGAAAATCCTGAGACAGCCTGTGGACCATGGATGTTTCCAAATGATTCGTTGCTGGATCTGCATGCCAATTTAACTCTCTACCCCACAAACTTCCTGAAAGTATTGTTCAGGGAATCTTTCTAATCCCTGAAGTCATTTATATCTTTATACAGAATTGTGAAGAAGTTAACTTTCAAACCTTTAGGGATGTTATCACCATATAATTGTATCAAGTTATTCAGTGGATTTAATTGATGGCATAACAAGTAaagtacaaagaagaaaacaatttcaaatttcttcttgCCCACATACAcaattatgtgtatgtatgagaaAAATCTCCAACATCTCTCTTATGTCTAACTGGTTAACTATGGAAGCTATGGAAGACTCTTGTTGAACTTCCCAATAGATCCAACCACTAACATGCAATGGGATAAGTACAGTAAGATTGAATCATGATAACAGCTTCtaggaataaatagaatttgGGCATTTGTATTCATGAGGAAAATAGATTTCATATGCACAGATTTAAGAGATATGGACTGTATGAGTATGGTTAGAAGAATTTAGAACTGATTGAAGGAGTAGACATAATCTGTTTTCAATATCATATTTATGTCAGCCAATCAGGTACTGTCCAGTAGATTAACCTAACGATTTGCTTTTGTCTCTATTGTCTGAAAAATTTTATAAGGTATTTGTGTGCTTATCATATTTGAATATTCTATAAACTTGAGAGGAAAGGATATGCTGAATTACAAATCTAAAATCAAAAAAGGTCTTCATAGACATAGAAAAATGAGTGGATgaataatacatttataaaatgttttctatatgCAAAACGGTGATAAGTGTGGGAAAacacattgaaaaataaaagatttcttactctcaagaagttattttctaatatatatatatatatatgtatacatacatatatatatatatatatatatatatatatatatatatataggaaatatagtaaaagcaaaaaacagaagTCATATGAAAAGTCCCATTGTCCTAAGGATGCAGTGGTAAAACAAATAAATGGTAATGCTCctttaatatcattttcattgataaaatcCTATCAGTTTCTGATATTCAATCAATTGCCTTTAAAAAAGCTTTAGGGAAAAGAACTTTATTTTCTGTGTCTTCAATAGCTATAGCTATAGCAATTACAAATAGCAATTCACAGACTGTATCTCCACAGGGACTACTTCTCAGGATGAGAAAAAAACTCAGGTAGAAAAACTTCACTAAAGAACTCCCAAGATTAGAAGTTCAGGGACCCTGGGTTGTTTTCATAGAGACCTGAAGGAATATGGTGGCCTAAAAGCTGCAAGTGATGGCTGGCCTACATGGAACATTcagctttctgtctctctccaggatACTTTGTTGATTCAGTTACACTGACTTGTCAGCTTTATGAATAGCAGGTGACAGTGGAAGGGATGATTGGCTCTTCTCCACAGGACTTATTTCCCTGGATGATGACTGTGAGGGCTGAGATTGACAAAGCACTTGTGGTCTAGGGATTGCTGTTAGTGTGATGACTCCTTAATCTCATGTTTTactcttaaaataaatatttttttcaatttaaaaatgaaattggccCCCAGCACCATCAAATAAATTTTCTTAGCATGTTTTAATCAGCCCCTACACATTGCATATATAATAATGTTTTAGTCATTGCCTCAAAATCCTTAATATtatttacttttccatttattGTCATTAATTAATTGCTGAGAATCACTTCAGCAACTCTagcattttcttaattattttagaTGCTGTTTCATTTGTAATAAGACTAACTATAGTTCCCATCGATGTCTTgcctctcactttctccttcatacaaagggaatgagaaagaggTTGTTGTCTCAGTTAACTTTTTCTAATAGCATAAGCAATGATAGTCATCTGCTTCCTGGAAGGATGGTTTTCACTTAGTGGTCACCAGGCTCCATCTTAGGTTCTTCCCCCAAGAACTAGACATACCAGGAATGCTAGTCCTATGCTTAATACAGTAAGGATTGTAGAAATAGTgaagtggtatagtagatagaccACTGGGCCAGTGGTACTTCCTAGATTTgtatcctgggcaaattattcaatttttatctttctcactctcttcagCCATAAACTGGTAATAGATACCATTTGCAggttttatcttgtttttttcctacagtttcctcaactatcaaATAAGGATAGTAGGAGAATTTCATCCTAGgattgttgctttctttttcccatttttttttgttatttaggaaatatttcatgtggttataatttcactttttaaaaaaattatatgttacAGAAggccaattattttaaaatctgtcaGTAAGTAAGCAATATTTACCCCAAGTTGTGAAGACTACAcccaaaagaatgaatggatgagaatTATTTGTTCCCACAGGCATTAAGACAGTTATAGCAGATGTTATGAAATGCTTTGAACTTGGCTAGGCATCaaaaatgccaaggtcatccactgtatcctGGACCATCACAAGTATACTAAAGAAAGCAGCAGAAACCATCAAAGGTATGATTGCGGTAGATATTCAAGTGTGAGAGAAGGAAAGACCATAAAGAATTAGACAACTATATGAAAGACTGAAgaagttttcaaaaatataagttaaatgtttgttaaaacaTGAAAGTTGAACATCAGCAGTATATGATCtttcttagaaattatcttttaatCTCTATCCTCACATTTTATAGCACTGTTGTAGTCATTCCATCCATGTCTTTcacttttttcaattattttcctccACATTTTCTTCTCACCATGTATCTATTTTtattagagttttttttaaatcactttaacagatagctcattttataattttgttaagaCTTTCAGAATACGTTTCCAACTGCAATAATTTGTGCATTTTCCTCCATATTGCCAGATGTCTTTCAAAATATTCTACAACTTTCTAATTCCATAAATATGaattaatgtttcttttaatCTACAACCTTGTCTACATTGAGTTTCATTAGCTTTGATgatattttttacttcattattatataatgatacatcaaaatggtttaaatttgaagttttttattACTACTTTGGGAGAGAATTCTAAAAACaatcattttgtttattcttctcAAAAGTGCCTATATCTTTTC
This genomic window contains:
- the LOC127557770 gene encoding olfactory receptor 13D1-like, which produces MNKGNYTAVTEFFLVGLSHYPGLLLALYVLCLVMYLVILLGNSMLIIVSILDSHLHTPMYFFLGNLSFLDICYTSSSIPPMLIIVMSERKSISFLGCALQMVISLGLGCTECILLAVMAYDRYVAICNPLRYTIIMNKGLCAQMAAWTWIAGFLISLIQTLLALIKPFCGNIIDHLTCEILALLKLICGDISLNVFIMTVASIVILITPLLLISFSYIFIISTILRINSSEGRKKAFSTCSAHLTVVILFYGSALFMYMKPKSKDTKTSDELIGMSYGVITPMLNPIIYSLRNKEVKGAVQKFLIRNIYFKSM